The following are encoded together in the Dickeya lacustris genome:
- the recC gene encoding exodeoxyribonuclease V subunit gamma, with protein MSEQSLQPGLMVIHSNHPESLRDLLVSWMAAHPLAGLENEHILVQSNGIGQWLKLALARDRQQGGCGIAAALDIQLPARFFWQVYRRVLGTEQVPETSPFDKDQLLWRLMRLLPALLAQPDFAALAGFLREDNDLRKRYQLAGRLADLFDQYQVYRADWLGDWAAGRDVLTTSRRGVTPLPQAQRWQPQLWRALLADTSEALSATSRAALHQRFLECVAERREAGLPPPPGLPARVVVFGISSMAQQALEVLAALSHWCQVVMCVHNPCEHYWGDIIADKDLLRSWERRQARKPGMPLDISDEALHQHAHPLLAAWGKQGRDYIGLLDEYEQQAHTPGLMERVNLFLSPGHACLLNQLQDDILDLRPVQESATRWSAIDPQQDRSLCFHLVHSPQREVEVLHDQLLAAFAADPTLRPGEIIVMVPDINAYAPHIQAVFGLIERGDPRYIPFSVADSGPRQNNLLLAALERLLHLPQSRIAVSDVLDLLDVPALRRRFAISEAQLPLLQRWVRAANVRWGLHARQRQSLDLPGESEQNSWFFGLRRMLLGYAVGAGDAWHDIEPLDEIGGLDAVLAGQLALLLDRLDATWQQLSQPVLAAQWGERLRTLLATFFEAQEGDEGFMLLQLDDSLQRFSDSCEAAGLQELLPLSVVREHWLAMFDHRSLTQPFFAGAVIFATLMPMRAIPFRHVCLLGMNDGDYPRTRVPLDFDLMGQDYRPGDRSRREDDRYLFLEALLSARERLYISWVGRSIHDNSERPPSVLVAQLRDHLASVWRSVDGQPLPDALTVEHRLQPFNAEYFSADSTLFSYAREWRSGLAPAPADNPSVPLAAYHHEGALTLRHLADFVRDPVRQFFRLRLNVWFERDDPASLDHEPFVIDALDNWRLQHELILAQKQAVHQRLPREQALKAQLDSMVRRGELAPGGFTDVMAQDLAEPMADLFSRYEQALAEWPQALNDDVIQVPFGESLPLEDWLTELRADEQGNRCRLVLESSGLLHASRRSYRFERLLPFWVMHLAGHLNGQTLHTTIVSKNGTVHFNALTPEHVETYWQALRDGWQTGMAAPLPLAAKTGFAWLEAGGTPEQPLDSDAGRAARACYDEHDPPARRAESVDNPYLARAFADFDALWCEGAFARWVDRLLAPLYHTLKAASAKKSSSRGQS; from the coding sequence ATGAGCGAACAGTCCCTGCAACCTGGCCTGATGGTCATTCACAGCAACCACCCGGAAAGCCTGCGTGATTTACTGGTGTCGTGGATGGCGGCACACCCGCTGGCGGGGCTTGAGAACGAGCACATTTTGGTGCAGAGCAACGGCATTGGCCAGTGGTTGAAGCTGGCGCTGGCGCGTGACAGGCAACAGGGCGGTTGCGGTATTGCCGCCGCGCTCGATATTCAATTACCGGCCCGTTTTTTCTGGCAGGTTTATCGCCGCGTGTTGGGGACTGAGCAGGTGCCCGAAACCTCGCCGTTTGATAAAGATCAACTGCTCTGGCGATTGATGCGCCTGTTACCGGCGTTATTGGCGCAACCGGACTTTGCGGCCTTGGCCGGTTTTTTGCGTGAGGACAATGACCTGCGTAAGCGCTACCAGTTGGCCGGGCGGCTGGCGGATCTGTTTGATCAGTATCAGGTCTACCGCGCCGACTGGCTGGGTGACTGGGCTGCGGGGCGTGATGTGTTGACCACCAGCCGACGCGGTGTCACGCCGCTGCCGCAAGCGCAGCGCTGGCAGCCGCAGCTCTGGCGTGCGCTGCTGGCCGACACCAGCGAGGCGCTGTCTGCGACCAGCCGCGCCGCGCTGCATCAGCGCTTTCTCGAATGCGTGGCAGAGCGCAGAGAGGCTGGCCTGCCGCCGCCGCCGGGGTTGCCCGCGCGCGTGGTGGTGTTTGGCATTTCATCCATGGCGCAACAGGCGCTGGAGGTACTGGCGGCGCTCAGTCACTGGTGCCAGGTGGTGATGTGCGTACATAACCCGTGCGAGCATTATTGGGGCGATATCATCGCCGATAAAGACCTGCTGAGAAGCTGGGAGCGCCGTCAGGCGCGTAAACCCGGCATGCCGCTGGATATCAGCGATGAGGCGTTACACCAACACGCGCACCCGCTGCTGGCCGCCTGGGGCAAGCAGGGGCGCGATTACATCGGGCTGCTCGATGAGTATGAGCAACAGGCGCACACGCCGGGGCTGATGGAGCGCGTTAATCTGTTTCTCTCCCCCGGCCACGCCTGCCTGCTCAACCAGTTGCAGGACGACATTCTCGATTTGCGCCCGGTGCAGGAAAGCGCCACACGCTGGTCGGCCATTGACCCACAGCAAGACCGCTCGCTCTGTTTTCATCTCGTCCACAGCCCACAGCGTGAAGTCGAAGTGCTGCATGACCAACTGCTGGCCGCCTTTGCCGCTGACCCGACGCTGCGCCCCGGCGAGATTATCGTGATGGTGCCGGATATCAACGCGTACGCCCCGCACATTCAAGCGGTATTCGGGCTGATTGAGCGCGGAGACCCGCGCTACATCCCGTTTAGCGTGGCCGATAGCGGCCCGCGCCAGAACAACCTGTTGCTGGCGGCGCTGGAGCGCTTGTTGCATTTGCCGCAATCGCGCATTGCCGTTAGCGATGTGCTGGATTTGCTGGATGTCCCGGCACTGCGGCGGCGCTTTGCCATCAGTGAGGCGCAATTACCGCTGTTGCAGCGCTGGGTGCGGGCGGCCAACGTGCGCTGGGGGCTCCATGCCCGCCAGCGCCAGAGCCTGGATTTGCCGGGCGAGTCCGAGCAAAACAGCTGGTTTTTCGGCCTGCGCCGCATGTTACTGGGCTATGCAGTAGGCGCTGGCGACGCCTGGCATGATATTGAACCGCTTGATGAAATCGGCGGGTTGGATGCGGTACTGGCCGGGCAACTGGCGCTGTTGCTCGACCGGCTGGACGCCACCTGGCAACAATTAAGCCAGCCGGTATTGGCTGCGCAATGGGGGGAGCGGCTGCGCACGCTGCTGGCGACGTTTTTTGAGGCGCAGGAGGGTGATGAAGGCTTTATGCTGCTGCAACTTGACGACAGCCTGCAACGCTTTAGCGACAGCTGCGAGGCCGCCGGGTTACAAGAGCTTTTGCCGCTGTCGGTGGTGCGTGAGCACTGGCTGGCGATGTTTGACCATCGCAGCCTGACGCAGCCGTTTTTTGCCGGTGCGGTGATTTTCGCCACCCTGATGCCGATGCGCGCCATTCCGTTTCGCCACGTCTGCCTGCTCGGTATGAATGACGGTGATTACCCCCGTACCCGTGTGCCGCTGGATTTTGACCTGATGGGGCAGGATTACCGTCCCGGCGACCGCTCGCGGCGCGAGGACGACCGCTATCTGTTTCTCGAAGCGCTGCTCTCGGCGCGGGAGCGGCTCTACATCAGCTGGGTGGGGCGCAGCATTCACGATAACAGCGAGCGGCCGCCTTCGGTGTTGGTGGCGCAATTACGCGATCATCTCGCCTCGGTCTGGCGTAGCGTCGATGGCCAGCCGCTGCCCGATGCGCTGACGGTAGAACACCGCCTGCAACCGTTTAACGCCGAGTATTTTAGCGCTGACAGCACCCTGTTTAGCTACGCGCGCGAATGGCGCAGCGGGCTCGCCCCCGCACCGGCGGATAACCCCAGCGTGCCGCTCGCGGCGTATCACCATGAAGGCGCGTTAACGCTGCGCCACCTGGCCGATTTTGTGCGTGACCCGGTGCGGCAGTTTTTTCGCCTGCGCCTTAACGTTTGGTTTGAGCGTGACGATCCGGCAAGCCTCGATCACGAGCCGTTTGTTATCGATGCGCTGGATAACTGGCGCTTACAGCATGAACTGATTCTGGCGCAGAAACAGGCGGTTCATCAGCGGCTGCCGCGAGAGCAGGCGCTGAAGGCGCAACTTGACAGCATGGTGCGCCGGGGGGAGTTGGCACCCGGCGGTTTTACCGATGTGATGGCGCAAGACCTTGCTGAACCGATGGCTGACCTGTTTAGCCGCTACGAGCAGGCGCTGGCTGAATGGCCGCAGGCGCTAAACGATGACGTGATTCAGGTGCCGTTTGGCGAGTCATTGCCGCTGGAAGACTGGCTGACAGAGTTGCGGGCCGATGAACAGGGCAACCGCTGCCGTCTGGTGCTGGAGAGTAGCGGGTTACTGCATGCCAGCCGCCGCAGTTATCGCTTTGAGCGCCTGCTGCCCTTCTGGGTGATGCACCTGGCCGGGCACCTCAACGGGCAGACGTTGCACACCACGATAGTGAGTAAAAACGGCACGGTACACTTCAATGCGCTGACGCCTGAGCACGTTGAAACCTACTGGCAAGCCTTGCGCGATGGCTGGCAGACGGGAATGGCCGCGCCGCTGCCGCTGGCGGCGAAAACCGGCTTTGCCTGGCTTGAGGCGGGCGGTACGCCAGAGCAGCCGCTGGACAGTGATGCAGGCCGCGCGGCGCGGGCCTGTTATGACGAACATGACCCGCCAGCGCGCCGGGCCGAGTCGGTGGATAATCCTTATCTGGCGCGCGCGTTTGCCGATTTTGATGCGCTGTGGTGCGAAGGGGCGTTTGCCCGCTGGGTTGACCGGCTACTGGCGCCGCTCTACCACACCTTAAAAGCCGCATCCGCCAAAAAATCATCCTCACGAGGCCAGTCATGA
- the recB gene encoding exodeoxyribonuclease V subunit beta produces MTSASSPGTSPTISPATLDALRFPLTGSRLIEASAGTGKTFTIAMLYVRLVLGHGGEQAFGRPLTPPEILVVTFTEAATRELRDRIRARLAQAAAFFQATLAPTPDADPLLQALRDAYPPHEWPACARKLQLAAEWMDEAAVSTIHSWCYRMLGEHAFDSGSLFNQTLETDPRELLLEVVRDYWRTFFFVLTPADVRELRERWPSPQAFYDSVVRLLDSADTLGQDTPPAEVFRVTREEKARRLSELKAPWAVWCDELQALLDEAIANRWVDGRKLQARYLHPWLNTLRLWASGDDTWPDLKTGWERLTPAGLHDCWKDASPVPQHPALAAIEQLRAQLEALPVPHNQVLKHACRWVSQRFQREQMQRAQMGFQDLLTRLDRALQGENGARLAQRIREQFPVAMIDEFQDTDPLQYRIFDALYRVAQTDAQQALILIGDPKQAIYAFRGADIHTYLRARRDTAPRHYTLATNFRSTGPMVAAINQVFMQAEQRPDSPGAFRFRHAEDNPLPFLPVRANGRAARWQHAQGEGAALTCWLLAADAPLSASDYRQRMATGCAREVVRLLQQGVQGQAGFVQPGLALQPVQPGDMAILVNNGREAAAVREQLSRRGVRSVYLSDRESVFQTAQATELQAWLAACADPENDRLLRAALATPMLGLSWQALASLSDDERVWERRVMQFFTYQRIWRQQGVLPMLRRLMWEFEVPRRLLRSGNARALTDVLHLSELLQHAAVRLDGEHALLRYLAQQCQDENPGADSLKLRLESDADRVKVVTVHKSKGLEYPLVFLPFACAYRPVSATDTPLVYHDDDGQRRIELDADHEAAARADEERLGEDLRKFYVALTRARYATWVGIAPLKGLERSAPGYLLGIGANVTSEALATSLSAWCGAHSVQCPLPQADEVHYQDTADLRVMSAEPPLPDLRRHRWRITSYSGLQLAGRHDDNNHDNNNCEVLAEVQTAQQETFIEPQTQAEPPVSAVAHGGLDLHAFPRGAAPGSFLHGLLEWAGREGFALLANDRERVADQVARRCNRQGWPSWIPVLTEWLMQQLRQPMALPAGEVALAQLQHYQVEMEFWFALHQVDTRELDERVRAALFAGASRPALVDEQLNGMLKGFIDLVFVHQGRYYVLDYKSNWLGTQAEDYQLTPFTPAQPAPMVQAMLNHRYDVQLVLYLFALHRLLKSRLPDYDYDRHVGGAVYLFLRGSQAPGGGVCHLRPEKAVIEALEQLFGKHLFGDAGEERA; encoded by the coding sequence ATGACGTCTGCATCTTCACCGGGAACTTCACCGACAATTTCACCGGCAACGCTGGATGCGTTGCGCTTCCCGCTTACCGGCAGCCGCCTGATTGAGGCCAGCGCCGGTACGGGCAAGACGTTTACCATCGCCATGCTGTATGTGCGCCTGGTGTTGGGGCACGGCGGCGAGCAGGCGTTTGGTCGCCCGCTGACGCCGCCGGAGATTCTGGTCGTGACCTTTACCGAGGCGGCGACCCGCGAGCTGCGCGACCGTATCCGCGCCAGACTGGCGCAGGCGGCGGCGTTTTTCCAGGCAACGTTAGCGCCAACCCCGGACGCCGACCCGCTGTTACAGGCGCTGCGCGACGCATACCCGCCGCATGAGTGGCCGGCCTGCGCGCGTAAATTGCAACTGGCGGCGGAGTGGATGGATGAGGCGGCGGTCTCTACCATCCACAGTTGGTGTTACCGCATGTTAGGTGAGCACGCCTTTGACAGCGGCAGCCTGTTTAATCAAACGCTGGAAACCGACCCGCGCGAACTGCTGCTGGAAGTGGTACGCGACTACTGGCGCACCTTTTTCTTCGTGCTCACGCCAGCCGATGTGCGGGAACTGCGTGAGCGCTGGCCTTCGCCGCAGGCGTTTTACGACAGCGTGGTTCGCTTGCTCGACAGTGCCGACACGCTGGGTCAGGACACGCCACCGGCGGAGGTGTTCCGCGTCACCCGTGAGGAGAAAGCCCGCCGGTTAAGCGAGCTGAAAGCGCCGTGGGCAGTGTGGTGCGACGAGCTTCAGGCGTTGCTGGATGAGGCGATTGCCAACCGGTGGGTCGATGGCCGCAAGCTGCAAGCGCGCTATCTTCATCCGTGGCTCAATACCCTGCGCCTCTGGGCCAGTGGGGATGACACCTGGCCTGATTTAAAAACCGGCTGGGAGCGCCTGACGCCTGCCGGACTGCACGACTGCTGGAAAGACGCCTCACCCGTGCCACAACACCCGGCACTGGCCGCGATTGAACAGCTTCGCGCGCAGCTTGAGGCCCTGCCAGTGCCGCACAATCAGGTGTTAAAACATGCCTGCCGCTGGGTGAGTCAACGTTTTCAGCGCGAGCAGATGCAGCGGGCGCAGATGGGGTTTCAGGATTTACTGACCCGGCTGGATCGGGCGCTACAGGGCGAAAATGGCGCAAGGCTGGCGCAGCGCATCCGCGAGCAGTTCCCGGTGGCGATGATTGATGAGTTTCAGGATACCGATCCGCTGCAATACCGTATTTTCGATGCGCTCTACCGGGTGGCGCAGACGGACGCGCAACAGGCGCTGATTTTGATTGGCGACCCCAAGCAGGCCATCTACGCTTTTCGCGGCGCGGATATCCACACCTATTTGCGTGCCCGCCGCGATACCGCCCCCCGACATTACACACTGGCGACCAATTTCCGCTCGACCGGGCCGATGGTCGCGGCCATCAACCAGGTCTTTATGCAGGCTGAACAGCGCCCCGATAGCCCCGGTGCATTTCGCTTTCGCCACGCCGAGGATAACCCGCTGCCGTTTTTGCCGGTGCGGGCCAATGGCCGGGCGGCGCGCTGGCAACATGCGCAAGGCGAGGGGGCCGCGTTGACCTGCTGGTTGCTGGCCGCCGACGCGCCGTTATCCGCCAGCGACTATCGCCAGCGCATGGCGACCGGCTGTGCGCGAGAGGTGGTCAGACTGTTGCAGCAGGGCGTGCAGGGGCAGGCCGGGTTTGTTCAACCCGGTCTGGCGCTACAACCGGTGCAGCCGGGCGACATGGCGATACTGGTCAATAATGGCCGGGAAGCCGCCGCCGTGCGTGAACAGTTATCACGGCGCGGGGTGCGCAGTGTGTATTTGTCTGATCGGGAATCGGTATTTCAGACGGCGCAGGCGACGGAGTTACAGGCCTGGTTGGCCGCCTGCGCCGACCCGGAAAATGATCGTCTGCTGCGTGCGGCGCTGGCCACCCCGATGCTGGGGTTAAGCTGGCAGGCGTTGGCGAGCCTGAGTGATGATGAGCGGGTGTGGGAGCGGCGGGTGATGCAGTTTTTCACCTATCAGCGCATCTGGCGTCAGCAAGGGGTGTTGCCGATGCTGCGCCGGCTGATGTGGGAGTTTGAGGTGCCGCGCCGCTTACTGCGTAGCGGCAACGCCCGTGCGCTGACCGATGTGCTGCATCTTTCGGAGTTGTTGCAACACGCCGCCGTACGGCTTGATGGCGAACACGCGTTGCTGCGTTATCTGGCGCAGCAGTGTCAGGATGAAAACCCCGGTGCAGACAGCCTGAAGCTGCGCCTTGAGAGTGATGCTGACCGGGTGAAAGTGGTCACGGTACATAAATCAAAAGGGCTGGAGTACCCCTTGGTGTTCCTGCCTTTTGCCTGTGCTTATCGCCCGGTGAGCGCAACCGACACACCGCTTGTCTACCATGATGATGACGGGCAACGCCGTATTGAGCTTGACGCCGACCATGAGGCCGCCGCGCGCGCTGACGAGGAGCGCCTCGGTGAGGATTTGCGTAAATTCTATGTGGCGCTGACCCGCGCGCGTTACGCCACCTGGGTGGGGATAGCCCCGCTCAAAGGGCTTGAGCGCAGCGCGCCCGGTTATCTGCTGGGGATTGGGGCGAACGTGACCTCAGAGGCGCTGGCGACAAGCCTGTCGGCCTGGTGTGGCGCGCACAGTGTGCAGTGCCCATTGCCGCAGGCCGATGAGGTTCACTATCAAGATACGGCTGACCTGCGCGTCATGAGCGCGGAGCCGCCGCTACCCGATCTGCGCCGCCACCGCTGGCGTATTACCAGCTATTCCGGCCTGCAACTGGCTGGCCGTCACGATGATAATAATCACGATAATAATAACTGTGAGGTATTGGCTGAGGTGCAAACCGCGCAGCAGGAAACCTTTATTGAGCCGCAAACGCAAGCCGAGCCCCCGGTTTCTGCCGTGGCGCATGGCGGACTTGATTTACACGCATTTCCTCGCGGGGCCGCGCCGGGCAGTTTTTTGCACGGCTTGCTGGAGTGGGCCGGGCGGGAAGGGTTTGCGTTGCTGGCCAATGACCGCGAGCGCGTGGCTGACCAGGTGGCGCGACGCTGTAACCGGCAGGGCTGGCCGTCGTGGATACCGGTGTTAACCGAGTGGTTAATGCAACAACTGCGCCAGCCGATGGCCTTGCCAGCAGGGGAGGTGGCGTTGGCGCAGTTGCAGCACTATCAGGTTGAGATGGAGTTTTGGTTTGCGCTACATCAGGTGGACACGCGCGAGCTTGATGAGCGGGTGCGTGCGGCCCTCTTTGCTGGCGCATCCCGGCCCGCGCTCGTGGACGAACAGCTCAATGGCATGTTGAAAGGGTTTATTGACCTGGTGTTTGTACATCAGGGACGTTATTACGTGCTGGATTACAAATCGAACTGGCTGGGCACGCAGGCGGAGGATTATCAGTTAACGCCATTCACTCCGGCGCAGCCTGCGCCGATGGTTCAGGCGATGCTGAATCACCGTTATGACGTGCAACTGGTGCTGTACCTGTTTGCACTGCATCGGTTGCTAAAATCCCGCCTGCCGGATTATGACTACGATCGCCATGTCGGTGGCGCGGTATACCTGTTCCTGCGCGGCAGCCAGGCTCCGGGCGGCGGCGTATGCCATCTGCGCCCAGAGAAAGCCGTTATTGAGGCGCTGGAACAGTTGTTTGGTAAACACTTGTTTGGCGATGCGGGCGAGGAGCGAGCATGA
- the recD gene encoding exodeoxyribonuclease V subunit alpha, whose amino-acid sequence MKHSDHHQVLALLDQWVDSGWLRELDRALARFFYQECPQTSPLLLLGAALTSYQLGRGHVCLDLEALVADSDLSLALPPEHGDERQGTVPRPAQALYGITLEDWLAALSPSPLIACGAGNTPLVLAGTRLYLRRYWQYEQHVRHAIDKRLADNAALKQALPVDVLRQRLDALFPTSSTMQPDWQKLACALAAGSAFSIITGGPGTGKTTTVLKLLALLQSLALEQQGKPLRIRLAAPTGKAAARLNESIAGAIDKLMLQGLAQPEAIRNSLMSEAVTLHRLLGSRPDSRRFRHHASHPLALDVLVVDEASMVDLEMMSALLDALPPAARLVLLGDKDQLASVEAGALMGAWCQRAEQGHYLPPTRDWLLAVTGQAPDDSLVDAEGQARDQAIVMLRHSYRFGSGSGIGRLAEAVNRGDTGALAAIWQQGYPDLACLLLHPEDTSALNAWLVDGAVGDFAASGGLAAGYRHYLQLMHDTRPALTAPATAFDDWAMTILNAFSEFQLLCALRNGPCGVESMNARIARLLHRAQLLEDWQGWYAGRPVMVTRNDYSLQLMNGDIGITLSVPQQQADGSRVWVNRVAFAAGDGRSCVRWMLPRRLSSVETVFAMTVHKSQGSEFTHTALLLPESLSPILTRELIYTGITRARRYFSLGCAGRRRDILAEAVSRRVQRVSGFMAEEGTA is encoded by the coding sequence ATGAAACACAGCGATCATCATCAGGTCTTGGCGCTGCTTGACCAGTGGGTTGACAGCGGCTGGCTGCGTGAGCTTGACCGGGCGCTGGCGCGTTTTTTCTATCAGGAGTGCCCGCAAACCTCGCCGCTGCTCTTGCTCGGCGCGGCGCTGACCAGTTACCAGTTAGGGCGCGGCCATGTCTGTCTTGATCTTGAGGCGCTGGTGGCTGACAGCGATCTGTCGCTGGCGTTGCCGCCGGAGCACGGCGATGAGCGCCAAGGCACCGTCCCTCGCCCGGCGCAGGCGCTGTATGGCATCACGCTCGAGGATTGGCTGGCGGCGTTATCGCCCTCGCCGCTGATAGCCTGCGGCGCAGGCAACACGCCGCTGGTGCTGGCGGGCACCCGGCTCTATCTGCGTCGCTACTGGCAGTATGAACAGCATGTTCGCCACGCCATCGATAAGCGTCTGGCGGATAACGCCGCGCTGAAACAGGCGCTGCCGGTGGATGTGCTGCGCCAGCGCCTCGATGCGCTGTTCCCAACGTCATCAACGATGCAACCCGACTGGCAGAAGCTTGCCTGCGCGCTGGCCGCCGGTAGTGCGTTTAGCATTATTACCGGTGGGCCAGGCACCGGCAAAACCACCACGGTACTGAAATTGCTGGCGCTGTTACAGTCTTTGGCGCTGGAGCAGCAGGGTAAACCGCTGCGCATTCGGCTGGCGGCACCGACCGGCAAGGCGGCGGCGCGCCTTAATGAGTCGATTGCCGGAGCTATCGACAAACTCATGCTACAGGGGCTGGCGCAGCCGGAAGCTATCCGCAACAGTTTGATGAGTGAAGCCGTTACCCTGCACCGTTTACTGGGCAGCCGACCCGACAGCCGTCGCTTTCGCCATCACGCCAGTCACCCGCTTGCGCTGGATGTGCTGGTGGTGGATGAAGCCTCAATGGTGGATTTGGAGATGATGTCGGCGTTGCTGGATGCGCTGCCGCCTGCGGCCAGGCTGGTATTACTGGGCGACAAGGATCAACTGGCGTCCGTTGAGGCTGGCGCACTGATGGGGGCCTGGTGCCAGCGTGCTGAACAAGGGCACTACCTGCCGCCCACCCGCGACTGGTTACTGGCCGTGACGGGGCAGGCACCGGATGATTCGTTGGTTGATGCCGAGGGTCAGGCGCGTGACCAGGCGATTGTGATGTTGCGCCATAGCTATCGCTTTGGCAGCGGCAGCGGGATTGGTCGGCTGGCGGAGGCCGTTAATCGCGGTGATACCGGTGCGTTAGCGGCGATATGGCAGCAAGGCTACCCCGATTTGGCCTGCCTGTTGTTACACCCCGAGGATACCTCGGCACTCAATGCCTGGCTGGTTGACGGGGCCGTTGGCGATTTTGCGGCTTCAGGCGGCCTTGCCGCCGGGTATCGGCATTACCTGCAATTGATGCATGACACCCGTCCGGCGCTGACCGCGCCTGCAACGGCGTTTGATGATTGGGCCATGACGATTCTCAACGCCTTTAGTGAGTTTCAACTGCTATGCGCGTTACGAAACGGGCCTTGTGGAGTTGAGAGCATGAACGCGCGTATCGCCCGGTTATTACACCGCGCGCAGTTGCTGGAGGACTGGCAAGGGTGGTATGCAGGGCGGCCGGTGATGGTGACGCGTAACGACTATAGCCTGCAACTGATGAATGGCGATATCGGCATCACGTTGTCGGTGCCCCAGCAACAGGCGGATGGTTCGCGAGTGTGGGTAAACCGGGTCGCTTTCGCCGCCGGTGATGGCCGCTCCTGCGTGCGCTGGATGCTGCCGAGGCGTTTGTCATCGGTAGAGACGGTTTTTGCCATGACGGTTCATAAATCGCAGGGCTCCGAGTTCACGCATACAGCGCTACTGCTGCCAGAGAGCCTGAGCCCTATCTTAACGCGCGAGCTTATCTACACCGGTATTACCCGAGCCAGACGCTACTTCAGCCTCGGCTGTGCCGGGCGGCGCCGTGACATACTGGCAGAGGCGGTCAGCCGCCGGGTGCAGCGCGTTAGCGGGTTTATGGCAGAAGAGGGCACGGCCTGA
- a CDS encoding YebY family protein, with protein MNKIMPLCLGCLVSLSVQAASQVANLSKLEYGSRWAFNREEVQLICRPGQALYVINPSTLMQYPLNDIARAQVSSGKVSATPLDTILLDDPAHAGQKMSLQPFIERAQGLCE; from the coding sequence ATGAATAAAATCATGCCGCTATGCTTGGGCTGCCTGGTGTCGTTATCGGTACAGGCGGCGTCGCAAGTCGCAAACCTGAGCAAGCTGGAATATGGCTCGCGCTGGGCGTTTAATCGCGAAGAGGTACAACTGATTTGTCGTCCCGGTCAGGCTCTGTACGTCATTAATCCCAGTACGTTAATGCAATACCCGCTTAACGACATTGCCCGCGCGCAGGTCAGCAGCGGTAAAGTCAGCGCCACGCCGCTGGACACGATTTTACTGGATGACCCGGCACACGCTGGGCAAAAAATGAGCCTGCAACCGTTTATTGAACGCGCCCAGGGGCTGTGTGAGTAA
- a CDS encoding site-specific integrase, which translates to MAKRQTRYDANLPRNLTYRKRRKSFYWRNPVTGEEFNLGAVARRDAISQAIEANHYIESNFTPVALMQRLIKKKDDSEPTATFSDWMKSYEAILKRRDLADNTIKARTKQIGYLCNRFGKKDITKITTKDIAEFINGYIDSGKNTTASTMRSLLVDIFREAIANGIATNNPAEVTKTPNVRVKRERLTLDEYWVIRAAACTNQPEWVELGMLMGLVTGQRREDICEMKKSDIRDGRLWVAQGKTGAQISIPLDLKLNAASLTLRHVVERCVASNSSEYLIGSDSRKTGREPGALHPDTLTKAFVAARKNCGLTFTDSPPTFHEIRSLAGRLYEKEYGKEFAQKLLGHKSMKMTDKYLDSREKEWTML; encoded by the coding sequence ATGGCGAAAAGGCAGACAAGGTATGATGCCAATTTACCGCGAAATCTCACATACAGAAAACGGCGTAAGTCTTTTTACTGGAGAAATCCGGTAACAGGTGAAGAATTTAATCTTGGGGCAGTAGCACGCAGAGATGCAATATCACAAGCAATAGAGGCTAACCATTATATTGAAAGCAATTTCACGCCAGTTGCATTGATGCAGCGCCTGATAAAAAAGAAGGATGATAGCGAGCCCACAGCAACATTCTCAGACTGGATGAAAAGTTACGAAGCCATATTAAAACGACGAGATTTGGCAGATAACACAATCAAGGCCAGAACAAAGCAAATAGGTTATTTATGCAACAGGTTTGGGAAAAAGGATATTACGAAAATCACAACAAAGGATATCGCAGAATTTATTAACGGCTATATTGACTCAGGTAAAAATACGACAGCATCAACGATGAGATCGCTACTGGTTGACATATTTCGCGAGGCGATCGCAAACGGCATCGCCACAAACAATCCGGCAGAAGTGACAAAAACACCAAACGTGCGTGTTAAACGCGAACGTCTTACACTTGATGAGTATTGGGTAATCCGCGCAGCAGCCTGCACAAACCAGCCGGAATGGGTTGAGTTAGGTATGCTTATGGGGTTAGTTACTGGCCAGCGGCGTGAGGACATTTGTGAAATGAAAAAGAGCGATATTCGAGACGGCAGGCTGTGGGTCGCTCAGGGAAAAACGGGGGCGCAAATCTCGATCCCCTTGGATTTGAAACTGAATGCCGCCAGCCTCACGTTACGCCACGTTGTAGAACGGTGCGTGGCATCAAATAGCAGTGAATACCTGATAGGTTCAGATAGCCGCAAAACGGGCCGGGAGCCCGGCGCACTTCACCCGGATACACTGACTAAGGCATTCGTTGCTGCCAGAAAAAATTGCGGGCTGACATTCACAGATTCGCCACCAACATTTCATGAAATACGCAGTTTGGCGGGCCGATTATATGAAAAGGAATATGGAAAAGAATTCGCGCAGAAATTACTCGGTCATAAATCAATGAAAATGACTGACAAATATTTGGATAGCAGAGAAAAAGAGTGGACGATGCTGTAG
- a CDS encoding excisionase: protein MTKLLTLEEWREQKYSGNPPTIQTLQRWARAGKIYPAPEKHGREYRVTEDAIYINPKSFSLAKKMIQGDPALSPLIGKIIHGEKADKV, encoded by the coding sequence ATGACAAAGCTATTAACATTAGAAGAATGGCGAGAACAAAAATACTCAGGTAACCCCCCAACCATACAAACACTACAGCGTTGGGCGCGCGCAGGGAAAATATATCCAGCGCCAGAAAAACACGGTAGAGAATATAGAGTCACTGAAGATGCAATTTATATAAACCCTAAAAGCTTTTCACTGGCTAAAAAGATGATTCAGGGCGATCCAGCGTTATCACCATTGATAGGGAAAATTATTCATGGCGAAAAGGCAGACAAGGTATGA